TCCGCCCGGCGCCGGTCCCCGGCTACCGCGGCACCCGGTCGCTGGGCCTGCCCGAGTTCGACCCGTTCTGGGATGCCTGCGTCAAGGCCGGCGTCCCGGTCTGCATGCACGCCTCCGACAGCGGCTACTCCCAGTACCTCAACGACTGGGAGCCGGCCGACGAGTTCCTGCCGTTCAAGCCGACGTCGTTCCGCATGGTCGCGATGGGCAAGCGGCCCATCGAGGACACCATGGCCGCGCTGGTGTGTCACGGCGCGCTGACCCGGAACCCGGACCTGCGCATCCTGTCGGTGGAGAACGGCGCCTCCTGGGTGCCCTACCTCTTCTACCAGTTCAAGGACGTCTATTCGAAGATGCCCCAGGAGTTCCCGGAGGATCCGATCGAGGCCTTCAAGCGGTGCGTGTACGTCGCGCCGTTCTGGGAGGACAACTTCAAGGAGATGGCCGACCTGTGCGGTATCGACCGGATCATCTTCGGGTCGGACTGGCCGCACCCGGAGGGCCTGGCCGACCCGATCAACCTGGTCGACGACCTGGAGCGCAACGGTCTCGACGAGGACGGCATCCGAAAGGTCATGGGCGGCAACCTGGTCGACCTGTTCAAGGTCGAGAACAAGAAGGTTCACAAGCCCGACGTGCCGGCCCTCGTCATCGCCTGACATCATCTCCCCCACCGGACTTCGACTACCCAGAGGCTGAACCGATTTCATGACCGATCTCGCCGCCAACCCGGAACAGCTGCTGTTCGTCTCCACCACGCGGGCGTTCCTGGACAAGGAAGCGTCGCTGACCCACGTCCGTGGGCTGCACGACGCCGGGACGTCCTTCGAGCCCGCGTGGTGGCAGCGGGCCGCAGAACTGGGTTGGGCCAGCCTGCTGGTGCCCGAAGAACTCGGCGGCGGAAGCGTTTCCGGTGACGGGGTCGCCGACCTCGCCCTGGTGGCCGAGCAGATCGGTCGGTCAGTGGCGCCCGGCCCACTGCACCCGGTCAGCACGGTGCTGGCCGGGCTGGTCGAGGCGC
This DNA window, taken from Mycolicibacterium sp. MU0050, encodes the following:
- a CDS encoding amidohydrolase family protein, encoding MPSRNLDYPVFDADNHFYEPKEALTQFLPEHRKGVIDYIDVRGRTKIVVRNQISDYIPNPTFEVVARPGAQEEYFRHGSGGKSYREVLGKPMKAIPAFRNPEARLEVLDGLGLDYTIMFPTLASLVEERLKDDPDLILDIVHALNQWMYETWSFNYENRIFSTPVINLGVVDRALEELEWCLERGAKTVLVRPAPVPGYRGTRSLGLPEFDPFWDACVKAGVPVCMHASDSGYSQYLNDWEPADEFLPFKPTSFRMVAMGKRPIEDTMAALVCHGALTRNPDLRILSVENGASWVPYLFYQFKDVYSKMPQEFPEDPIEAFKRCVYVAPFWEDNFKEMADLCGIDRIIFGSDWPHPEGLADPINLVDDLERNGLDEDGIRKVMGGNLVDLFKVENKKVHKPDVPALVIA